The following coding sequences lie in one Oncorhynchus gorbuscha isolate QuinsamMale2020 ecotype Even-year linkage group LG10, OgorEven_v1.0, whole genome shotgun sequence genomic window:
- the tcf15 gene encoding transcription factor 15, whose amino-acid sequence MHRRFIRLGICLLLLIFWGAIVLETQTQNISMMTFAMLRPIATHLISYPDLSMMSEDEENRSESDGSSDQSYGCCAAADKRRRISLKSGGSSVVIVKQRNAANARERDRTQSVNTAFTALRTLIPTEPVDRKLSKIETLRLASSYISHLANTLLLRDGNGDGQPCLGAVYAQGESRGKQPRTICTFCLSNQRKWIKDSKDCLKMRGVDSLRVNRR is encoded by the coding sequence ATGCATAGAAGATTCATTCGTTTAGGGATTTGTTTGCTCCTCTTAATTTTTTGGGGGGCCATCGTTTTAGAGACCCAGACCCAAAACATTTCGATGATGACCTTTGCCATGCTGCGGCCAATTGCGACTCATCTGATCAGCTACCCGGACCTGAGTATGATGTCCGAGGACGAGGAGAACCGCAGCGAGAGCGATGGTAGCTCGGATCAGAGCTATGGATGCTGCGCAGCCGCGGACAAACGGCGGAGGATTTCTCTAAAGTCGGGAGGCAGCAGTGTTGTCATTGTGAAACAGCGGAACGCAGCCAATGCCAGGGAGCGCGACCGAACCCAAAGTGTCAACACTGCATTTACTGCACTTCGGACTCTAATACCCACTGAGCCAGTGGACAGAAAGCTCTCCAAGATTGAGACGCTTCGCCTAGCATCAAGCTACATCTCCCACCTCGCCAACACCCTGCTGCTCCGTGACGGGAATGGAGATGGACAACCTTGTCTTGGCGCGGTTTACGCgcaaggagagagcagaggaaagcAGCCTCGCACCATCTGCACCTTCTGTTTGAGCAACCAAAGAAAATGG